GCCGGCTCTTCCAAAATACTGCATCTGCACGGACAACTGACGCAGGTGCGCAGTACACACAATATCAACGACATTCGCGACATCGGCTACAAAGACCTCAACTGGGGCGATACCTGCGAAAAAGGCTATCAGTTGCGCCCGAATATTGTGTGGTTCGGCGAAATGGTACCCGCTATGGAGTCAGCCGCCCTCATCGCCGAAAACGCCGATATTATGCTCGTCATAGGCACTTCGTTGGTGGTGTATCCTGCCGCTTCGTTGTTGCACTACACACGCCCCAACATACCCAAATACCTCATCAATCCGAATACAGATGATTTCAGCCGCCTCAGAGGCATCACTATGATAGCAGAAGCTGCTACAACAGGTGTTGAGCAATTGCGCCCTTTGTTGATGCAGCACCTGAACGGCTGAAGTGTATAGTGCGGGAAAAGAATAATTGTATCTTTATCCTATTCTTACGGAGGTCATACTCAAAGAACCCGCCAATAATTTATCGTTGAACAAAGATAAAGTATCTCCTTTTTGTTGCAAACCCAATACATATAAAAGTGGCAAAAAATGGTCGGGCGAAGGAATTGCCAAATCAAAAGCCTTGCCTTGTCGGGTGTATTGTATCAATGGCGTATAGTCGCCGCCCAATAAGCTGTTGTTTATCAAAGTGCGTGCTTCTATCGCCCAGTCATAGCCGTAATTATCTTTATGAAAATTTTGAAAATCTACCAAACGCAGGTTGTGTATGATATTTCCGCTTCCGATAATCAAAACGCCTTTGTGACGCAAAATTTGCAGTTGTTTTGCCAGTTCATAATGATAGGCGGCATCTTTGGTATAATCAATGCTCAACTGTATAACGGGAATGTCGGCATTGGGATACAAATGTTTGATAACCGACCACGCCCCGTGGTCTAAGCCCCAGGCGGTATCTGCTTCTACTTTTGTTGTTGTTTGCAATAGCTGTCGGGTTTCTTCCGCTAAGGCAGGCGAGCCTTTCGCCGGATATTGCACTTCATACAGACTCTTAGGAAAACCGTAAAAATCGTAAATAGTACGCGGATTTTCCATCGCTGTTACTTTTGTGCCTTCGGTGAACCAATGTGCCGATATGCACAAAATAGCGCGCGGGTGCGGCAATGTGGCGGCTATTTTTTTGAAACCCTGTACAAATTCATTGTCTTCAATGGCATTCATTGGGCTGCCATGTCCCAAAAACAAAAGCGGCATTTTTTCGGTATTGCTCCAAGTGTTGCCGATACGCTCCAATTCACTCAATTCGTGTGTCAATAAAAAAGGACTAATTGCCATAAATTTTAAAAAATGGGTTCTTTTCATCTTCAACCTCATTTATACTTTATTTTATAAAAGGCGGAATGTATATTATATTCCCAAACAACATTTTTGAAAGAAAATAGTTTTTTTCATAAAAATTCCGAATTTTACTCGCCGTTTTATTTTTTTCATTCATTGAGCCGATCATTCGGTTTTATCGCTCAAATCGCATATTTTTCTGTTTTTTTAAAAAAAATAAATTATAACTTTTATCTATTATCCGCACTCTATATGCAGCCTGAATCCATCGCTATTTTACGGCAGCTATTACAAAAATGTCGTGTGCGCAATGCCGCCTTTATATTGTATCGTTTGCCACAGCAGATGTACAGCCGCCTCATCATCGGCACTGCCGAAATATGGGAGCAGCACCGCCGCGAAGCGTATCCCGAAGAGGGTTTTGTAATGGCGGCTTTTCAGGCGAGCACCACTTGTCCGAATGTTTTTGTGCGGGCAACAACGAGCCTGCCGCAAGCCGATGAAGCCGCTTATCTTGTAAATATAACAGTGCCTGAAGGTTCAGCCTGTCCACCCTCTTTTTTGAATAATGACCTGTATGCAGCAGCCACCGAAGATTTTGAACAATTGGTCAATGATTTTCAGGCGGCTTTTACACAAGGAACGGCACAAAAAGTAGTGGCTTCGCGCATTAAAAAAGTTGCCAAACCCGACACCTTTGATGAAATTGATTTTTTTGCCTGTATCTGTTCACAATATCCCACCGCTTTTGCGTATTGCGCTTATACCCCATTTACCGGAACATGGATAGGTGCAAGCCCCGAAACGTTAGTACATATTCAAGAAAAAACACTTGAAACAATGGCATTGGCAGGCACACAAAAATGGGACGGCAGCACCGCTTTGAACGATATACAATGGGGTGATAAAGAGCGCGAAGAACAGACTTTGGTGGGTGATTTTATCGAAGATATTTTTAGAGAAACGCACTGTGTTTTTGAAAAAAAATCTTTACAAACAAGCCGCGCCGGTACTTTATTGCATTTAAAAACGCAGTATTGTGCTACTTTGCCTGCCGCACTCAATTATTGGAAATTAATAGAAAAACTACACCCCACACCAGCAGTAGCAGGATTGCC
The window above is part of the Sphingobacteriales bacterium genome. Proteins encoded here:
- a CDS encoding NAD-dependent deacylase, producing the protein MKRKPFLVVLTGAGISAESGVKTFRDAGGLWEGHDVMEVASPQGWHKNPKLVLDFYNQRRRQLATVQPNAAHHFLKEMENYFEVQVITQNVDDLHERAGSSKILHLHGQLTQVRSTHNINDIRDIGYKDLNWGDTCEKGYQLRPNIVWFGEMVPAMESAALIAENADIMLVIGTSLVVYPAASLLHYTRPNIPKYLINPNTDDFSRLRGITMIAEAATTGVEQLRPLLMQHLNG
- the ygiD gene encoding 4,5-DOPA dioxygenase extradiol, with the protein product MKRTHFLKFMAISPFLLTHELSELERIGNTWSNTEKMPLLFLGHGSPMNAIEDNEFVQGFKKIAATLPHPRAILCISAHWFTEGTKVTAMENPRTIYDFYGFPKSLYEVQYPAKGSPALAEETRQLLQTTTKVEADTAWGLDHGAWSVIKHLYPNADIPVIQLSIDYTKDAAYHYELAKQLQILRHKGVLIIGSGNIIHNLRLVDFQNFHKDNYGYDWAIEARTLINNSLLGGDYTPLIQYTRQGKAFDLAIPSPDHFLPLLYVLGLQQKGDTLSLFNDKLLAGSLSMTSVRIG
- a CDS encoding isochorismate synthase, whose product is MQPESIAILRQLLQKCRVRNAAFILYRLPQQMYSRLIIGTAEIWEQHRREAYPEEGFVMAAFQASTTCPNVFVRATTSLPQADEAAYLVNITVPEGSACPPSFLNNDLYAAATEDFEQLVNDFQAAFTQGTAQKVVASRIKKVAKPDTFDEIDFFACICSQYPTAFAYCAYTPFTGTWIGASPETLVHIQEKTLETMALAGTQKWDGSTALNDIQWGDKEREEQTLVGDFIEDIFRETHCVFEKKSLQTSRAGTLLHLKTQYCATLPAALNYWKLIEKLHPTPAVAGLPQSAALQLIRRHEKYERMYYCGYIGEVKKNEAHLFVNLRCMRVLDQELALFVGAGITAGSDAQAEWRETEWKADTLLKYV